The following proteins are co-located in the Candidatus Anoxymicrobium japonicum genome:
- a CDS encoding glucosamine-6-phosphate isomerase: MARPDSLIAPGWWDYTTLDREILSDAARLTQQDLASLSRPGFDVVFYDTLEEFYLAEALEYIEAWRQATPDNPAGICGPIGPTAQLPLVAQLVNSLHLELHNAYFWGMDEWMENGRSVQLSHQLSFARKDRELCFDRIEPRLRMPDSQMLFPVGDLDAYSRSFDEVRCVVMQGGQGDVKHWAFNDPFRREGAYLDEPPSVEEYLRLATRVVELHPATVTQNARALTGGNVTAVPARAATVGPVESWKAERVSIWQAGMDDNPFGMRLTALMVSKGIADSSVPMSLLAGHPNVRFSFYRAAFDT, from the coding sequence GTGGCAAGGCCGGACAGCCTGATAGCTCCGGGATGGTGGGATTATACGACGCTCGATCGCGAGATACTCAGCGACGCGGCGCGGCTCACCCAACAGGACCTGGCGTCGCTTTCGAGGCCCGGCTTTGATGTGGTGTTTTACGACACCCTCGAGGAGTTTTATCTCGCGGAAGCGCTCGAGTACATCGAAGCGTGGAGACAGGCGACGCCGGATAATCCGGCGGGAATATGCGGGCCGATCGGGCCAACGGCGCAGTTGCCGCTTGTGGCGCAACTGGTCAACAGCCTTCACCTCGAACTTCACAACGCGTACTTCTGGGGCATGGACGAGTGGATGGAGAATGGCCGGTCGGTACAGTTGTCGCACCAGCTCTCTTTCGCGAGGAAAGACAGGGAGCTTTGTTTCGACCGCATCGAGCCTCGCTTGAGGATGCCGGACAGCCAGATGCTCTTTCCCGTCGGCGACCTCGACGCGTACAGCAGGAGCTTCGATGAAGTTCGGTGCGTGGTCATGCAGGGCGGGCAGGGCGACGTCAAGCACTGGGCGTTCAACGACCCGTTCCGGCGGGAAGGGGCATACTTAGATGAGCCACCGTCAGTCGAAGAGTATCTCCGTCTCGCGACCAGGGTCGTCGAATTGCACCCGGCGACGGTGACGCAAAACGCGCGCGCGTTGACCGGCGGAAACGTCACGGCGGTGCCGGCGCGGGCGGCAACAGTGGGGCCGGTCGAGAGCTGGAAAGCGGAGCGCGTTTCGATATGGCAGGCTGGCATGGACGACAACCCGTTCGGGATGAGGCTCACCGCGCTGATGGTATCAAAGGGCATCGCCGACAGTTCGGTTCCGATGTCGTTGCTCGCCGGCCACCCGAACGTCCGCTTCAGTTTTTATCGCGCCGCGTTCGATACTTGA
- a CDS encoding LmbE family protein: MVTVLAAGAHPDDIEFMMAGTVLLLKERGAVLHMWNIANGCCGTLTHGRDEIIHLRSEEAKASALEAGAVWHAPVADDMAIFFSAELLAKVAAVVRDIKPDIMLVPSLFDYMEDHLNTARLLTMAAFARGMPNFKTEPPVPRWDGETVIYHAMPYGLRDWTRRVVMPGQYVDVSRVMDRKRLMLAMHRTQGEWLDASQGVGSYIGAMDEMCRELGEMSGRFTYAEGWMRHNHIGYSRSDEDPLSDILG; the protein is encoded by the coding sequence ATGGTGACAGTCCTGGCCGCCGGCGCGCACCCCGACGACATCGAGTTCATGATGGCGGGCACCGTGCTGCTCTTAAAGGAACGTGGCGCCGTCCTCCACATGTGGAACATCGCCAACGGCTGTTGCGGCACTTTGACTCATGGACGCGATGAGATAATCCATCTGCGCTCAGAGGAGGCGAAAGCGTCGGCGCTCGAAGCCGGCGCGGTATGGCACGCTCCGGTTGCCGACGACATGGCGATATTCTTTTCCGCGGAACTGCTGGCTAAAGTGGCGGCGGTGGTGCGCGACATCAAGCCGGACATAATGCTGGTTCCTTCGTTATTTGACTACATGGAGGATCACTTGAATACGGCGAGGCTGCTCACGATGGCGGCGTTCGCGAGAGGCATGCCGAACTTCAAGACAGAGCCGCCCGTGCCACGGTGGGATGGCGAGACCGTTATCTACCACGCGATGCCGTACGGGTTGCGAGATTGGACGCGACGCGTCGTCATGCCAGGGCAGTACGTGGACGTCTCGCGTGTCATGGACAGGAAGCGCTTGATGCTTGCCATGCACCGCACGCAGGGCGAGTGGCTGGACGCGAGCCAGGGCGTCGGCTCGTATATCGGCGCCATGGACGAGATGTGCCGCGAACTCGGCGAAATGTCCGGCCGCTTCACGTATGCGGAGGGGTGGATGAGGCACAATCACATCGGGTACAGTCGTAGCGATGAGGATCCATTGAGCGATATTCTGGGGTAG